The proteins below come from a single Longimicrobium sp. genomic window:
- a CDS encoding DUF2059 domain-containing protein: MKKQLWMAVLLLACAARPAAAQVAASHRAAIEELFAALGAEREMTAGVEAEIRAATTRNPALAEYQPLMLAHARRYLRWPELKEDFIRAYARTYTEAEARQLAAFYRTPVGQKSLRVQSQLVGEVRRITQDRLRPHARELTDAIVARARAKGQAPPRNPE, translated from the coding sequence GTGAAGAAGCAGCTGTGGATGGCCGTCCTCCTGCTCGCCTGCGCCGCGCGCCCGGCCGCGGCGCAGGTGGCGGCATCGCACCGCGCGGCCATCGAGGAGCTGTTCGCCGCCCTCGGCGCCGAGCGCGAGATGACGGCCGGCGTCGAAGCCGAGATCCGCGCCGCCACCACGCGCAACCCGGCCCTGGCGGAGTACCAGCCCCTGATGCTGGCGCACGCGCGCCGCTACCTGCGCTGGCCGGAGCTTAAGGAAGACTTCATCCGGGCCTACGCGCGCACCTACACCGAGGCGGAGGCGCGGCAGCTCGCCGCCTTCTACCGCACGCCGGTCGGCCAGAAGTCGCTGCGCGTGCAGAGCCAGCTCGTGGGCGAGGTGCGGCGCATCACGCAGGACCGGCTGCGTCCGCACGCCCGCGAGCTGACGGACGCCATCGTCGCCCGTGCGCGTGCAAAGGGGCAGGCGCCGCCGCGGAATCCGGAGTAG
- a CDS encoding DPP IV N-terminal domain-containing protein produces MRIHALALLLLAVPAAAQQPRQLTAEDYARAERRLAAHTTPLVTGTAGPPTWTADGRFWYRSNTPEGARYFMVDPARGTREPLFDPARLTPALGTAGGEIPAGQLPVVLDLTEDGRRATVFVRGGRLTCDLQAYTCARAAATPDDASLSPDGRMAAFIRDFNLWVKDLASGRETQLTTDGSKEFGYATNNAGWVHGDDPVLTWSPDSRQIATFQHDARGVSDMYLVSTNVGEPRLEAWKYPLPGDSVIFRIHRVVVNVADAARPRVVRFQMPADQHRSTVSDHTQCSGGTVCDLQWYPDGSKVAFVSSSRDHKTAWVRVADARTGEVRTLFEERSQTQVGDASFTENLWRIVPGTNELIWWSQREGWTRLYLYDLNTGRLKNAITTGEGNVMDIVRVDERARTIYFTAQGREAGRDPYFQQLYRIGFDGRGQTLLTPEDAHHTVSMSADGRFIVDTYSTPDTPPVTVVRDMNGRVVRQLERADVSRLVATGWRPPTRIRMKARDGQTDIYGLMFTPAALDSTRKYPIVNYIYPGPQVGSVGPRSFMPSRSDHQALAELGFVVVAIDGMGTPGRSKAFADAYYGRMIDNTLPDQIAGMRELARRYPFIDIDRAGIWGHSGGGYATAAAMFRHPEFFKVGISESGNHDNRNYEDDWGERYHGMLVRTGTTDNYANEATQTHAANLRGKLMLAHGGMDDNVPPYNTYLVVDALVKANKDFDLVIFPNARHGYGADSGYMMRRRWDYFVRNLMGAEPPREYQIGRLGR; encoded by the coding sequence ATGCGCATTCACGCTCTTGCCCTGCTTCTGCTCGCCGTGCCGGCCGCGGCGCAGCAGCCGCGCCAGCTCACCGCCGAAGACTACGCGCGCGCCGAGCGCCGGCTCGCCGCCCACACCACGCCGCTGGTGACCGGGACGGCCGGGCCGCCCACCTGGACGGCGGACGGTCGCTTCTGGTACCGCTCCAACACGCCTGAGGGCGCGCGGTACTTCATGGTGGACCCGGCCCGCGGCACGCGCGAGCCGCTGTTCGACCCCGCGCGGCTGACGCCGGCGCTGGGGACGGCGGGGGGCGAGATCCCCGCCGGCCAGCTCCCCGTGGTGCTCGATCTAACGGAAGATGGGCGCCGCGCCACGGTGTTCGTGCGCGGGGGACGCCTCACCTGCGACCTGCAGGCGTACACCTGCGCGCGCGCCGCCGCCACGCCCGACGACGCCAGCCTGTCGCCGGACGGGCGCATGGCGGCCTTCATCCGCGACTTCAACCTGTGGGTCAAGGACCTCGCCAGCGGGCGCGAGACGCAGCTCACCACAGACGGCAGCAAGGAGTTCGGCTACGCCACCAACAACGCCGGCTGGGTGCACGGCGACGACCCGGTGCTCACCTGGTCGCCCGACTCGCGGCAGATCGCCACCTTCCAGCACGACGCGCGCGGGGTGAGCGACATGTACCTGGTGTCCACCAACGTCGGTGAGCCGCGGCTGGAGGCGTGGAAGTACCCGCTCCCGGGCGACAGCGTCATCTTCCGCATCCACCGCGTGGTGGTGAACGTGGCCGACGCCGCCCGCCCGCGCGTGGTGCGCTTCCAGATGCCGGCCGACCAGCACCGCTCCACCGTCTCCGACCACACGCAGTGCAGCGGCGGCACCGTTTGCGACCTGCAATGGTACCCGGACGGCTCCAAAGTCGCCTTCGTCAGCAGCTCGCGCGACCACAAGACGGCCTGGGTGCGCGTGGCGGACGCCCGCACGGGCGAGGTGCGCACCCTGTTCGAGGAGCGCTCGCAGACGCAGGTGGGCGACGCGTCGTTCACCGAGAACCTGTGGCGCATCGTCCCAGGGACCAACGAGCTGATCTGGTGGTCGCAGCGCGAGGGATGGACGAGGCTCTACCTGTACGACCTGAACACGGGCCGCCTCAAGAACGCCATCACCACCGGCGAGGGGAACGTGATGGACATCGTGCGCGTGGACGAGCGCGCCCGCACCATCTACTTCACCGCGCAGGGCAGGGAGGCGGGGCGCGATCCCTACTTCCAGCAGCTCTACCGCATCGGCTTCGACGGCCGCGGGCAGACGCTCCTCACCCCCGAAGACGCGCACCACACCGTCTCCATGTCAGCGGATGGGCGCTTCATCGTGGACACGTACTCCACGCCGGACACGCCCCCCGTCACCGTGGTGCGCGACATGAACGGCCGCGTGGTGCGGCAGCTCGAGCGCGCCGACGTGTCGCGCCTGGTGGCGACGGGCTGGCGGCCGCCCACGCGCATCCGCATGAAGGCGCGCGACGGCCAGACGGACATCTACGGACTGATGTTCACGCCGGCCGCCCTGGACTCGACCCGGAAGTACCCGATCGTCAACTACATCTACCCGGGCCCGCAGGTGGGGAGCGTGGGGCCGCGCAGCTTCATGCCATCCCGCAGCGACCACCAGGCACTGGCCGAGCTGGGCTTCGTGGTGGTGGCCATCGACGGGATGGGGACGCCGGGGCGTAGCAAGGCCTTCGCGGACGCCTACTACGGCCGGATGATCGACAACACCCTCCCGGACCAGATCGCGGGAATGCGCGAGCTGGCGCGGCGCTACCCCTTCATCGACATCGACCGGGCGGGGATCTGGGGCCACTCGGGCGGCGGCTACGCGACGGCTGCGGCCATGTTCCGGCACCCGGAGTTCTTCAAGGTGGGGATCTCCGAGTCCGGCAACCACGACAACCGCAACTACGAGGACGACTGGGGCGAGCGCTACCACGGCATGCTGGTGCGCACGGGCACCACGGACAACTACGCCAACGAGGCCACCCAGACGCACGCCGCCAACCTGCGTGGCAAGCTGATGCTGGCCCACGGCGGGATGGACGACAACGTGCCGCCGTACAACACGTACCTGGTGGTGGACGCGCTGGTGAAGGCCAACAAGGACTTCGACCTGGTCATCTTCCCCAACGCGCGCCACGGCTACGGCGCGGACAGCGGCTACATGATGCGCCGCCGCTGGGACTACTTCGTCCGCAACCTGATGGGCGCCGAGCCCCCGCGCGAATACCAGATCGGCCGTCTGGGCCGCTGA
- the gcvT gene encoding glycine cleavage system aminomethyltransferase GcvT, whose product MAEATLHRTPLYAEHVALNAKIVPFAGYEMPVQYPAGITAEHQAVRNAAGLFDVSHMGEFIVRGERALEFVQHVTTNDASRIEVGQAQYSTLCNENGFLLDDLLVYRFADRYMLVVNGSNREKDWAWVSRFAGDFGVELEDRSDDIALLALQGPRAQAILARLTDHDLDSIRYYRFAEGTVDGIPMIISRTGYTGEDGFELYVGADDAAALWRRLLEVGKEDGLLPTGLGCRDSLRLEMGYALYGNDLDEARTPLEAGLAWVTKLDKGDFVGRDALRRQKEEGVKVRLAGFKLRERGFPRHGYPVEFNGERTGEVTSGTLSPTLGYGVGLAYVPVAAAKPGSEIGIVIRDRAVPAEVVRPPFHTGGTVRT is encoded by the coding sequence ATGGCCGAAGCCACCCTGCACCGCACGCCGCTGTACGCGGAGCACGTCGCCCTCAACGCCAAGATCGTCCCGTTCGCGGGGTACGAGATGCCCGTGCAGTACCCGGCCGGCATCACCGCCGAGCACCAGGCGGTCCGCAACGCCGCGGGGCTCTTCGACGTGTCGCACATGGGCGAGTTCATCGTCCGCGGAGAGCGCGCCCTGGAGTTCGTGCAGCACGTCACCACCAACGACGCGTCCAGGATCGAGGTGGGACAGGCGCAGTACTCCACCCTCTGCAACGAGAACGGCTTCCTGCTGGACGACCTCCTCGTCTACCGATTCGCCGACCGCTACATGCTGGTGGTGAACGGCTCGAACCGCGAAAAGGACTGGGCGTGGGTGTCGCGCTTCGCGGGTGACTTCGGGGTGGAGCTGGAGGACCGGAGCGACGACATCGCGCTGCTCGCGCTGCAGGGCCCGCGCGCGCAGGCGATCCTCGCGCGGCTGACGGACCACGACCTGGACTCGATCCGCTACTACCGCTTCGCCGAGGGGACGGTGGACGGTATCCCCATGATCATCTCGCGCACCGGCTACACCGGCGAGGACGGCTTCGAGTTGTACGTGGGCGCGGACGACGCGGCGGCGCTCTGGAGGCGGCTGCTGGAGGTGGGGAAGGAGGACGGCCTGCTTCCCACCGGCCTCGGGTGCCGCGACTCGCTGCGGCTGGAGATGGGGTACGCCCTCTACGGCAACGACCTGGACGAGGCGCGCACGCCGCTCGAGGCAGGGCTCGCCTGGGTCACCAAGCTGGACAAGGGCGACTTCGTCGGGCGCGACGCCCTCCGCCGCCAGAAGGAGGAGGGGGTGAAGGTGCGCCTCGCGGGCTTCAAGCTTCGCGAGCGTGGATTCCCGCGCCACGGGTACCCGGTGGAGTTCAACGGGGAGCGCACTGGAGAGGTCACCAGCGGCACGCTGAGTCCCACGCTCGGCTACGGCGTGGGGCTGGCGTACGTCCCCGTCGCGGCGGCGAAGCCGGGGTCGGAGATCGGGATCGTCATCCGCGACCGCGCGGTGCCCGCCGAGGTGGTGCGCCCCCCCTTCCATACCGGGGGGACGGTCCGCACGTGA
- a CDS encoding erythromycin esterase family protein — translation MSSNDVQRIADAVRAEAQPLEGHAHDYDALFEQIGDARVVLLGEATHGTHEFYRERARITQRLITEKGFTVVAAEADWPDAYRVNRWIRGASEDTSANAALGDFQRFPTWMWRNAEILSLVGWLREYNDELGEGRRRVGFYGLDLYSMYTSISEVLRYLDETDPEAAQRARYRYGCFEHFGEDPQAYGYTAQMRISQSCQDHALQQLVDMRRLGAATGVGVPEDELFYAEQNARLVKNAEEYYRSMFSRRDSSWNLRDCHMADTLDALLAHFDRAGDGPTKAVVWEHNSHIGDARATQMGAEGEWTVGQLVRERRGDEAFLLGFTTHTGTVAAASDWDAPVEHKRVRPSLPDSYEAVFHATGIPSFYLPLRDGAAREALAEPRLERAIGVIYAPQTERISHYFEAVLPDQFDAVVHWDETRAVEPLDPPAGWPRREAAPDTYPTGL, via the coding sequence ATGAGCAGCAACGACGTGCAGCGCATCGCGGACGCCGTCCGCGCGGAGGCGCAGCCGCTGGAAGGGCACGCGCACGACTACGACGCCCTCTTCGAGCAGATCGGCGACGCGCGCGTCGTGCTGCTGGGCGAGGCGACGCACGGCACGCACGAGTTCTACCGCGAGCGCGCCCGCATCACCCAGCGGCTGATCACCGAGAAGGGCTTCACCGTGGTCGCGGCGGAGGCGGACTGGCCGGACGCCTACCGCGTCAACCGCTGGATCCGCGGCGCGAGCGAGGACACCAGCGCCAATGCCGCGCTCGGCGACTTCCAGCGCTTCCCAACCTGGATGTGGCGCAACGCAGAGATCCTGTCGCTGGTGGGCTGGCTGCGCGAGTACAACGACGAGCTGGGCGAGGGGCGGCGGCGCGTGGGCTTCTACGGGCTGGACCTGTACTCGATGTACACCTCGATATCGGAGGTCCTGCGCTACCTGGACGAGACCGATCCCGAGGCCGCGCAGCGCGCGCGCTACCGCTACGGCTGCTTCGAGCACTTCGGCGAGGACCCGCAGGCGTACGGCTACACGGCGCAGATGCGCATCTCGCAGAGCTGCCAGGACCACGCCCTGCAGCAGCTGGTGGACATGCGCCGCCTGGGTGCCGCCACCGGCGTGGGCGTCCCCGAGGACGAGCTCTTCTACGCCGAGCAGAACGCCCGCCTGGTCAAGAACGCGGAAGAGTACTACCGCTCCATGTTCTCGCGGCGTGATTCGTCTTGGAACCTGCGCGACTGCCACATGGCGGACACGCTGGACGCCCTCCTCGCGCACTTCGACCGCGCCGGCGATGGCCCCACGAAGGCGGTCGTCTGGGAGCACAACTCGCACATCGGCGACGCGCGCGCCACGCAGATGGGTGCCGAGGGGGAGTGGACGGTGGGCCAGCTCGTGCGCGAGCGGCGCGGCGACGAGGCCTTCCTCCTGGGCTTCACCACGCACACCGGCACCGTGGCCGCGGCGTCGGACTGGGATGCGCCGGTGGAGCACAAGCGCGTCCGCCCGTCGCTGCCGGATAGCTACGAGGCGGTCTTCCACGCCACCGGCATCCCCAGCTTCTACCTTCCGCTCCGCGACGGCGCCGCGCGCGAAGCCCTCGCCGAGCCGCGGCTGGAGCGGGCGATCGGGGTGATCTACGCGCCGCAGACGGAGCGGATCAGCCACTACTTCGAGGCCGTCCTCCCCGACCAGTTCGACGCCGTGGTGCACTGGGACGAGACGCGCGCCGTGGAGCCGCTCGACCCGCCCGCCGGCTGGCCTCGGCGCGAGGCGGCGCCCGACACCTACCCCACCGGGCTGTAG
- a CDS encoding ribose-phosphate diphosphokinase — translation MTEDAILFGGTANPALAQAVARELGIPLAPCTVERFPDGELSVRLGRSVRRREVFVLQATAPPVNDHLMELLSFADACRRSAAARVIAVVPYFGYARADKREGRREPVTASLVAALMEAAGISQVLTVDIHSAQMEGFFRIPMDTLSAVGLLCDALRGRLPEGTTVVSPDAGRVKTASEFAERLGLPLAVLNKHRESGTRTRVTHIVGDVRGRACLIVDDMISTGGTIVESAEALRGAGASGPIVVAATHGLLMGDAVQRMAAHGVEEIVLTDSVPARGVDGMRVRTVTLAPLLAEGIRRAAGESVKSYEELS, via the coding sequence GTGACGGAAGACGCGATCCTGTTCGGCGGCACCGCCAACCCCGCGCTGGCCCAGGCCGTGGCGCGGGAGCTGGGGATTCCGCTCGCGCCGTGCACGGTGGAGCGCTTTCCGGACGGCGAGCTTTCGGTGCGGCTCGGGCGGTCGGTGAGGCGGCGCGAGGTGTTCGTGCTGCAGGCGACGGCGCCGCCCGTCAACGACCACCTGATGGAGCTCCTCTCCTTCGCGGACGCCTGCCGCCGCTCCGCAGCCGCGCGGGTGATCGCGGTGGTGCCGTACTTCGGCTACGCTCGGGCGGACAAGCGCGAAGGCCGCCGCGAGCCCGTCACCGCCAGCCTCGTGGCGGCGCTGATGGAGGCGGCGGGGATCAGCCAGGTCCTCACCGTCGACATCCACTCGGCGCAGATGGAGGGGTTCTTTCGCATCCCCATGGACACGCTGTCGGCCGTCGGGCTGCTGTGCGATGCGCTGCGCGGGCGGCTGCCGGAGGGGACGACGGTGGTGTCGCCGGACGCGGGGCGGGTGAAGACGGCGTCCGAGTTCGCGGAGCGGCTGGGGCTGCCGCTCGCCGTCCTCAACAAGCATCGCGAGAGCGGCACCCGCACGCGCGTCACCCACATCGTGGGCGACGTGCGCGGGCGCGCGTGCCTCATCGTGGACGACATGATCTCCACCGGCGGCACCATCGTGGAAAGCGCGGAGGCGCTGCGCGGCGCGGGGGCCAGCGGGCCGATCGTGGTGGCCGCCACGCACGGGCTGCTGATGGGCGATGCCGTCCAGCGCATGGCTGCGCACGGCGTGGAAGAGATCGTGCTCACCGATTCCGTCCCCGCGCGCGGCGTGGATGGCATGCGGGTGCGCACCGTCACGCTGGCGCCGCTCCTGGCCGAGGGGATCCGCCGCGCGGCGGGCGAGTCGGTGAAGTCATACGAGGAGTTATCATGA
- a CDS encoding TfoX/Sxy family protein, whose amino-acid sequence MPVSAEYREYVLEQLGRVEPVTARSMFGGVGVYSGGLFFALLDDDSVYLKVDDTNRADFEAAGMGPFRPFGDDTHVMQYYELPAELLEEPDRLRPWVHKALDVARRKRRKR is encoded by the coding sequence ATGCCCGTATCCGCGGAGTACCGGGAGTACGTGCTTGAGCAGCTCGGGCGCGTGGAGCCCGTGACGGCACGCAGCATGTTCGGCGGGGTAGGGGTATATTCCGGCGGACTGTTCTTTGCGCTGCTGGATGATGACTCCGTGTACCTCAAGGTGGACGACACCAACCGCGCGGACTTCGAAGCCGCCGGCATGGGCCCGTTCCGCCCGTTCGGCGACGACACGCACGTGATGCAGTACTACGAGCTTCCCGCCGAGCTGCTGGAAGAGCCGGACCGGCTCCGCCCCTGGGTACACAAGGCGCTGGACGTCGCGCGGCGAAAGCGCCGCAAGCGGTAG